In Corylus avellana chromosome ca2, CavTom2PMs-1.0, the following proteins share a genomic window:
- the LOC132169521 gene encoding putative disease resistance RPP13-like protein 3 yields MADSVVYVLLQQLPQLIEGASFPSGVEDEVKSFQRELERINIFLENSDGKRNEHENVKALIRQITEVAYEAEDVIDKFIVKVAEQRKRNIAGKIIYGIGHAIMLHIVAKKIEGLNKEINKIYDNIEKYNIERAETSVDATTKKALHRRRRHVEEDDVVGFLHNSDTLVKQLTHRTENSKLDVISIIGMGGLGKTTLARKIYNNDRVKRHFYCRTWVYVSQDFKIRELLLEILKSHMSISDELTRKLEGMSEDQAKEYLVKKLLAYLQGQRYLIVMDDIWEIEVWNEVKDAFPDNFNGSRILITSRINEVALHASLTPPYFLQFLNKGESWELFCKKVFRGGECPLELNTLGRQIVEGCRGLPLSIVILGGLLANKEKIHRTWSKVIADVNWYLTECKEILALSYTHLPRRLKPCFLYFGSFPEDFEIPVRELIQLWIAEGFIQHTGRRNIEDVAEDYLEELIDLNLIQVATRSFNGGAKKCHIHDLLRDLCITKSAEEKFLYVPKNDNCSSWNTFRRLSIQGSILDQFISSNTSGASCARSFLSFGIGPRFNGIHWKWVHRNLKMLRVLHLELVVNAIPEEIGTLIHLRYLTIQYLPNVNIEVDIPASFGNLTNLETLYVYSQDLVLLSIWIMKLPRLRNLCGKMIFPNHLDTAMWNLQVLSMPLHSQFVRLIVEGMIPNIRTLRINYIFSQNKDCEAIGFFASLHRLSHLQTLNFFGTCKDIIILPGSFPETITKISLTGVRLDEGGMQVLGKLPNLGILKLENCLSFSGLHIPSRSFPELQFLKLHEIKIKEWKQDEGAMPGLRHLVMTNCYRLTMLHWELWSLTTLQEVKVLMSNKKLANMFQELQEEVGFELHIDPPLDDDFYVDDDFYVDFE; encoded by the coding sequence ATGGCCGACAGTGTTGTTTATGTTCTCCTACAGCAACTACCCCAACTCATAGAAGGAGCAAGTTTCCCTTCTGGAGTGGAAGATGAAGTCAAGTCATTTCAAAGGGAGCTCGAGAGGATAAATATCTTTCTAGAGAACTCCGATGGGAAACGGAACGAGCATGAAAATGTGAAGGCGTTAATCAGGCAAATCACTGAAGTTGCTTATGAGGCCGAGGATGTTATTGACAAATTCATCGTCAAAGTCGCAGAACAGAGGAAGAGGAATATTGCGGGAAAGATAATATATGGCATTGGGCACGCAATAATGCTCCACATTGTTGCAAAAAAGATAGAAGGCCTCAACAAAGAGATCAACAAAATCTACGACAATATAGAAAAGTACAACATTGAAAGAGCTGAAACAAGTGTAGATGCAACAACGAAGAAGGCATTGCACAGACGTAGGAGACATGTTGAGGAAGATGACGTGGTGGGCTTCCTTCACAACTCTGATACATTGGTGAAACAGCTTACTCATAGAACAGAGAATTCAAAACTTGATGTCATTTCAATCATCGGCATGGGTGGGTTGGGAAAGACCACTCTTGCTAGAAAAATTTACAATAATGATCGTGTCAAGAGGCACTTTTATTGCCGTACATGGGTGTATGTATCTCAAGATTTTAAAATCAGAGAGTTATTgcttgaaattttaaagtctcATATGTCAATATCAGATGAGTTGACAAGGAAACTCGAAGGGATGAGTGAGGATCAAGCAAAAGAGTACCTAGTAAAGAAGTTGCTCGCATACTTGCAAGGGCAGAGGTACCTAATAGTCATGGATGACATCTGGGAAATTGAAGTTTGGAATGAGGTAAAAGATGCTTTTCCTGATAACTTCAATGGAAGCAGAATATTAATCACCAGTCGCATAAATGAAGTGGCCTTACATGCAAGCCTTACTCCTCCATACTTTCTGCAATTTCTTAACAAAGGTGAAAGTTGGGAACTCTTTTGTAAAAAGGTATTCCGAGGAGGAGAATGTCCTCTTGAGTTGAATACTTTGGGGAGACAAATAGTAGAAGGTTGTCGCGGCTTGccactttcaattgtgatattAGGGGGCCTTTTGGCaaacaaagagaaaatacaTCGGACATGGTCAAAGGTTATTGCCGATGTAAATTGGTACCTTACTGAATGCAAAGAGATTTTGGCCTTAAGCTACACCCACTTGCCACGGCGCTTGAAACcatgttttttgtattttggttcATTTCCCGAAGACTTTGAAATCCCTGTAAGGGAACTAATCCAATTATGGATAGCCGAGGGATTCATACAACACACTGGTAGAAGAAACATTGAGGATGTTGCTGAAGACTACTTGGAGGAGCTCATTGATCTGAACTTGATCCAAGTGGCTACCAGAAGTTTTAATGGAGGGGCCAAGAAATGTCATATTCATGATCTTCTGCGAGACCTATGTATAACCAAAAGCGCGGAAGAGAAGTTTCTTTATGTACCTAAAAATGACAACTGTTCATCATGGAACACCTTTCGTAGACTCTCCATCCAAGGTAGCATTCTTGATCAATTCATTTCTTCAAACACCTCTGGCGCTTCATGTGCTCGTTCTTTTTTGTCCTTCGGGATTGGGCCTAGGTTTAACGGAATTCATTGGAAGTGGGTCCACAGAAATTTGAAAATGCTTCGGGTGCTTCATCTTGAACTAGTGGTCAATGCCATTCCTGAAGAGATAGGAACATTGATTCATTTGAGGTACTTGACGATACAATATCTACCTAATGTGAATATAGAGGTAGATATTCCGGCTTCCTTTGGCAATCTTACAAATCTAGAAACACTTTACGTATATAGTCAAGATTTAGTACTTTTGTCAATCTGGATAATGAAGCTGCCGCGTTTAAGGAATTTGTGTGGGAAAATGATTTTTCCTAACCACTTGGACACAGCTATGTGGAACCTCCAAGTCCTTTCAATGCCACTGCACTCACAATTTGTGCGTCTCATTGTTGAGGGCATGATTCCTAATATCAGGACATTAAggataaattatattttctcgCAGAATAAGGATTGCGAAGCAATAGGTTTTTTTGCAAGCCTCCACCGTTTAAGTCATCTccaaacattgaatttttttggtaCTTGTAAAGACATTATTATTCTTCCTGGTTCATTTCCAGAGACAATCACTAAGATAAGCTTAACTGGAGTGAGGTTAGATGAAGGTGGCATGCAAGTGTTGGGAAAACTTCCCAATCTTGGGATACTAAAACTAGAAAATTGCCTTTCTTTTAGTGGCCTCCACATCCCTTCACGTTCGTTTCCCGAACTCCAATTCCTAAAATTGCATgaaatcaaaattaaagaatgGAAACAGGACGAAGGTGCAATGCCAGGCCTAAGGCATTTAGTTATGACTAATTGCTATAGGTTGACCATGCTTCATTGGGAACTATGGAGTTTGACTACCTTGCAAGAGGTGAAGGTGTTAATGAGCAACAAAAAATTGGCAAACATGTTTCAGGAATTGCAGGAGGAGGTTGGGTTTGAGCTACACATCGATCCTCCTCTAGATGATGACTTTTATGTAGATGATGACTTTTATGTAGACTTCGAATGA
- the LOC132169522 gene encoding putative disease resistance RPP13-like protein 3 translates to MADSVVNVLLQQLPQLIEGASFPSGVQDEVKSFQWELERINIFLENSDGKQNEHENVKALVRQITEVAYEAEDVIDTFIIKVAEQRKRNVAGKIIYGIGHATMLHIVAKKVEGLNKEINKIYDNIEKYGIERAETSVDATTKKALDRRRRHVEEDDMVGFLHDSDTLVKQLTHRTENSKVDVISIIGMGGLGKTTLARKVYNNDHIKSHFYCRTWVYASQDFKIRELLLEILMSYMSISDELTRKLEGMSEDQAKEYLVEKLLTYLQGKRYLIVIDDIWEIKVWNEVKDAFPDNFNGIKYFNLGRKIAEGCRGLPLSIVVLGGLLANKEKTHQTWSKVIADVNWYLTECKEILALSYTHLPRRLKPCFLYFGTYPEDFEIPVKQLIQLWIAEGFIQHIGRRNIEDVAEDYLEELIDLNLIQVATKSLYGGAKKCRIHDLLRDLCITKSTEEKFLYVPRNDNRSSWNTFRRLSIQGNIVHQFISSNTFGASYARSFLSFGIGPMFNEIPWKWVHRNLKMLRVLHFELYFKAIPKEIGTLIHLRYLKIKYGYIEVDIPASIGNLTNLETLHVYSPNSVLLPISVMKLPRLRNLCGTMCFSNHLDTAMWKLQVLSMPPHSQILRLIVEGMIPNIRTLRLNINFLRNEVWDAIGFSACLHRLSHLQTLKLCCISEDIIILPKSFPETITKISLTRVMLDEGGMQVLGNLPNLGLLKLENCLSFSGLHIPSRSFPELQFLKLHEYEIKEWKQDEAAMPSLRHLVMTNCYELTMLPSELWSLTALQEVEVLKSNIEVANMFQELQKEAGFKLHIYPPLDDYFYLNREAVMGVSGSCFAFIEKELQAISLAAQTKQDEEEKAKGVNLITD, encoded by the exons ATGGCCGACAGTGTTGTTAATGTTCTCCTACAGCAACTACCCCAACTCATTGAAGGAGCAAGTTTCCCTTCTGGAGTGCAAGATGAAGTCAAGTCATTTCAATGGGAGCTCGAAAGGATAAATATCTTTCTAGAGAACTCCGATGGGAAACAGAACGAGCATGAAAATGTGAAGGCGTTAGTCAGGCAAATCACTGAAGTTGCTTATGAAGCCGAGGATGTTATTGACACATTCATCATCAAAGTCGCAGAACAGAGGAAGAGGAATGTTGCGGGAAAGATAATATATGGCATTGGGCATGCAACAATGCTCCACATTGTTGCAAAAAAGGTAGAAGGCCTCAACAAAGAGATCAACAAAATCTACGACAATATAGAAAAGTACGGCATTGAAAGAGCTGAAACAAGTGTAGATGCAACAACAAAGAAGGCATTGGACAGACGTAGGAGGCATGTCGAGGAAGATGACATGGTGGGCTTCCTTCACGACTCTGATACATTGGTGAAACAGCTTACTCATAGAACAGAGAATTCAAAAGTTGATGTCATTTCAATCATCGGCATGGGTGGGCTGGGAAAGACCACTCTTGCTAGAAAAGTTTACAATAATGATCACATCAAGAGTCACTTTTATTGCCGCACATGGGTGTATGCATCTCAAGATTTCAAAATCAGAGAGTTATTGCTTGAAATTTTAATGTCTTATATGTCAATATCAGATGAGTTGACAAGGAAACTTGAAGGGATGAGTGAGGATCAAGCAAAAGAGTATCTAGTAGAGAAGTTGCTCACATACTTGCAAGGGAAGAGGTACCTAATAGTCATCGACGACATTTGGGAAATCAAAGTCTGGAATGAGGTAAAAGATGCTTTTCCTGATAACTTCAATGGAA TTAAATACTTTAATTTGGGGAGAAAAATAGCAGAAGGTTGTCGCGGCTTGCCACTTTCAATTGTGGTATTAGGAGGCCTTTTGGCAAACAAAGAGAAGACACATCAGACATGGTCAAAGGTGATTGCCGATGTAAATTGGTACCTTACTGAATGCAAAGAGATTCTGGCCTTAAGCTATACACATTTGCCACGGCGTTTAAAACCatgctttttgtattttggtaCATATCCAGAAGACTTTGAAATCCCTGTAAAGCAACTGATCCAATTATGGATAGCTGAGGGATTCATACAGCACATTGGTAGAAGAAACATTGAGGATGTTGCTGAGGACTACCTGGAAGAGCTCATTGATCTGAACTTGATCCAAGTGGCTACCAAGAGTTTATATGGAGGGGCAAAGAAATGTCGTATTCATGATCTTCTACGAGACCTATGCATAACCAAGAGCACGGAAGAGAAGTTTCTTTATGTACCTAGAAATGACAACCGTTCATCCTGGAATACCTTTCGTAGACTCTCCATCCAAGGTAACATTGTTCATCAATTCATTTCTTCAAACACCTTTGGCGCTTCGTATGCTCgttcttttttgtcatttgggaTTGGGCCCATGTTTAACGAAATTCCCTGGAAGTGGGTCCACAGAAATTTGAAAATGCTTCGGGTGCTTCATTTTGAACTATATTTCAAGGCCATTCCTAAAGAGATAGGAACATTGATTCATTTAAGGTACTTGAAGATAAAATATGGGTATATAGAGGTAGATATTCCAGCTTCCATTGGCAACCTTACCAATCTAGAAACACTTCACGTATATAGTCCAAATTCAGTACTTTTGCCAATCTCGGTAATGAAGCTGCCGCGTTTAAGGAATTTGTGTGGGACAATGTGTTTTTCTAACCACTTGGACACAGCTATGTGGAAACTCCAAGTCCTTTCAATGCcaccgcactcacaaattctgCGTCTCATTGTTGAGGGCATGATTCCTAATATCAGGACATTAAGGCTAAATATTAATTTCTTGAGGAATGAGGTTTGGGATGCAATAGGTTTTTCTGCATGCCTCCACCGTTTAAGTCATCTCCAAACTTTGAAACTTTGTTGTATTTCTGAAGACATTATTATTCTTCCTAAGTCATTTCCAGAGACAATCACCAAGATAAGCTTAACTAGAGTTATGTTAGATGAAGGTGGCATGCAAGTGCTGGGAAATCTTCCCAACCTTGGGCTACTGAAACTAGAAAATTGCCTTTCTTTTAGTGGCCTCCACATCCCTTCACGTTCGTTTCCCGAACTCCAATTCCTAAAATTGCATGaatatgaaattaaagaatGGAAACAGGATGAAGCTGCAATGCCAAGCCTAAGACATTTGGTTATGACTAATTGCTATGAGTTGACCATGCTCCCTTCGGAACTATGGAGTTTGACTGCCTTGCAAGAGGTGGAGGTGTTAAAGAGCAACATAGAAGTGGCAAACATGTTTCAGGAATTGCAGAAGGAGGCTGGGTTTAAGCTACACATCTATCCTCCTCTAGATgattacttttatctaaacCGTGAAGCTGTTATGGGTGTAAGTGGTAGCTGCTTCGCCTTTATCGAAAAAGAATTACAA